From a region of the Actinomycetota bacterium genome:
- the nadC gene encoding carboxylating nicotinate-nucleotide diphosphorylase — protein sequence MIGDVVARALAEDLGPLGDLTSALLPAGAQADAVLVPRAAGVLAGRAAAHETFAQVDPAIELAWSAADGDLVVAGEPVARVRGPLASVLTAERTALNFLSHLSGIATLTRRFADRAAPARVRDTRKTTPGLRALEKAAVRAGGGVNHRGNLSDGVLVKDNHLGGLTVAEAVAGARRQWPGRTVQVECDTAAQVAEALAAGADLVLLDNMSPEGVAGCVAVVAGRCLVEVSGGVTLDNVAAYAAAGADLVAVGAITHSAPVLDIGLDLRPGSGPDGPGPR from the coding sequence GTGATCGGGGACGTGGTGGCCCGGGCCCTGGCCGAGGACCTGGGCCCCCTGGGCGACCTCACCTCGGCCCTGCTGCCCGCGGGCGCCCAGGCCGACGCCGTGCTCGTCCCCCGGGCCGCCGGGGTGCTGGCCGGCCGGGCGGCGGCCCACGAGACCTTCGCTCAGGTCGACCCGGCCATCGAGTTGGCGTGGTCGGCGGCCGACGGAGACCTCGTCGTGGCCGGGGAACCCGTCGCCCGGGTGCGGGGGCCGTTGGCGTCGGTGTTGACGGCCGAGCGCACGGCCCTCAACTTCCTGAGCCACCTCTCGGGCATCGCCACCCTCACCCGCCGGTTCGCCGACCGGGCCGCGCCCGCCCGGGTGCGCGACACCCGCAAGACCACACCCGGCCTGCGGGCGCTGGAGAAGGCGGCCGTGCGGGCCGGTGGGGGGGTCAACCACCGGGGCAACCTGTCAGACGGGGTGCTGGTGAAGGACAACCACCTGGGGGGGCTCACGGTGGCCGAGGCGGTGGCCGGCGCCCGCCGGCAGTGGCCGGGCCGCACCGTGCAGGTGGAGTGCGACACCGCCGCCCAGGTGGCCGAGGCGCTGGCTGCGGGTGCCGACCTGGTACTGCTCGACAACATGTCCCCCGAGGGGGTAGCCGGTTGCGTGGCCGTGGTCGCGGGGCGCTGCCTGGTCGAGGTGTCGGGCGGCGTGACCCTCGACAACGTGGCTGCCTACGCAGCCGCGGGCGCCGACCTGGTGGCCGTGGGGGCCATCACCCACTCCGCCCCCGTGCTCGACATCGGGCTCGACCTGCGGCCCGGCTCGGGCCCCGATGGGCCAGGTCCGCGCTGA